GGATCTCGCCGACATGGGGCGACCAGGAATGCGGGTCGCGCACCAGCGTTCCGCAGCCGACGACCTTACCGTCCTTCACCGCAAGCAGGCTCGCGATCGCGCCGCGTTCGATCTCCTTGACCCAGGCCGAGAGCACCTTCGGCTCGCTGATGTTGCGTGGCAGGAATAACAGGTCATGCGTCGGCAGCGCCTTGCCGAAGGCGAGCACGGCAGCCTCGTCCGCCGGGGACATCAGGCGGATCTCGATGTCCCCTGCATCGGTAGTGACGTGACGCGGATAGGAACGCGCTTCACTCATGTCGATCTCTTCCCCAGCCAGGAATCCAGTTTCGGCCATAGCCGCTTGATCGCGTTGGCACCGGCGACGAGAGAGACGTGGCCGCCCTTCAACATCACCTCTTCCTTGTCCTCGGACCCGATCTTCGTGATCAGATGCTTTGCGGCGTCATAGGGCACGATGTGATCGTGTTCGGCGACCGCATGCAGGATCGGCACCTTGATGTTTTCGAGCTTTGCCGCGCGTCCCCCCACCGACATGGTGTCGTTGAAGAGCTTGTTGTCCCACATCAGGTCCTTGGTGATGGCGCGGAAATATTCGCCGGCGAGCGG
This genomic interval from Bradyrhizobium sp. CB82 contains the following:
- a CDS encoding GNAT family N-acetyltransferase, which gives rise to MSEARSYPRHVTTDAGDIEIRLMSPADEAAVLAFGKALPTHDLLFLPRNISEPKVLSAWVKEIERGAIASLLAVKDGKVVGCGTLVRDPHSWSPHVGEIRMVVSLDVRGKGVGRALSQETFAFALGAGLEKLSVQMTVDQRAAIALFESLGFKAEALLRDHVRDVDGKTHDIVVLGHNIAQTQAQMEAYGLPGAVQQ